From the genome of Pseudomonas sp. PDM14:
TGATGCCCGCGGCGTGACGGTAGGCGCTATGACCGGACTCCGTAAAGAGGCTCGTGAAGCTGGTGTGTACGTACGTGTCGTGCGTAACACCCTGCTCAAGCGCGCCGTTGCCGACACTGAATACAGTGTCCTCAACGACTCGTTCACCGGCCCGACCTTGATCGCTTTCTCCAATGAACACCCGGGCGCTGCTGCTCGTCTGTTCAAAGAGTTCGCGAAAGGTAACGACAAGTTCGAGATCAAGGCAGCTGCGTTCGAGGGCAAGTTCCTCGCAGCAAACCAGATCGACGTGTTGGCTTCGCTGCCAACTCGCGACGAAGCTATTGCACGACTGATGAGCGTTATTCAAGGCGCTACCAGCAAGCTGGCTCGTACTCTGGCGGCCGTTCGCGACCAGAAAGAAGCTGCCGCTGCCTAAGGCCGCGTAAGCACTTTCAAAATCACATGTTTAATTTGATGGCTGCGTAAGCTGTCACCCCAATACAGGAATTTATAGTCATGTCTCTGACTAACGAGCAAATCATCGAAGCCATCGGCCAGAAAACCGTTCTGGAAGTTGTTGAGCTGATCAAAGCGATGGAAGAAACCTTCGGCGTTACCGCTGCTGTTGCCGCTGCTGGCCCGGCTGCTGCCGCCGCTGTTGTCGAAGAGCAAACCGAGTTCAACGTTGTTCTGGTCGAAGCCGGCGAGAAGAAAGTCAACGTGATCAAGGCTGTTCGCGAGCTGACCGGTCTGGGTCTGAAAGAAGCCAAAGAGAAAGTCGACACCGCTCCTCAGGTCATCTCCGAAGGCCTGACCAAGGACGCTGCCGAAGACGCCAAGAAGAAGCTGGAAGAAGCTGGCGCCAAAGTCGAGCTCAAGTAAGCGACGACCTTGCGTCTACAGCCCGCGCGTTAAGCAACAGGCTGATGGCTGGTGGCAATTGCCACCGGCCTTTTTCCGTTATGGGCAGATGCCGCAAGGCTGCTGTCCATGGCGCGAAAATCCCGCCCTTGGGGCGGCGCAAACCACGGGGTTTGCACGATTTTCTGGCTGCTCCCGCCGGGTGTAGCCAAACAAGCAGGTGACCAAGCTGGGGAACGCTGATGGCTTACTCATACACTGAGAAAAAACGTATCCGCAAGGACTTTAGCAAGTTGCCGGATGTGATGGATGTGCCTTATCTCCTGGCCATCCAGCTGGATTCGTACCGCGAATTCCTGCAGCAAGGAGTGAGCAAGGAGCAGTTCCGCGACGTTGGCCTGCATGCGGCCTTCAAGTCCGTATTCCCGATCATCAGCTACTCCGGCAACGCCGCTCTGGAGTATGTCGGCTATCGCCTGGGCGAGCCGGCATTCGACGTCAAAGAGTGCGTGCTGCGTGGCGTGACCTTCGCCGTTCCGCTGCGGGTCAAAGTCCGTCTGATCATCTTCGACAAAGAGTCGTCGAACAAAGCGATCAAGGACATCAAGGAACAAGAAGTCTACATGGGCGAAATTCCGCTCATGACCGAGAACGGTACCTTCATCATCAACGGTACCGAGCGCGTCATCGTTTCCCAGCTGCACCGCTCGCCTGGCGTGTTCTTCGATCATGACCGCGGCAAGACTCACAGCTCGGGCAAACTGCTGTACTCGGCGCGCATCATTCCTTACCGCGGCTCCTGGCTGGACTTCGAGTTCGATCCGAAGGACGCCGTATTCGTACGTATCGACCGTCGCCGCAAACTGCCGGCCTCTGTCCTGCTGCGCGCGCTGGGCTACAGCACCGAAGAAGTGCTGGACGCCTTCTATGCGACCAACGTTTTCCACGTGAAGGGCGAGACCCTGAGTCTGGAGCTGGTACCGCAGCGTCTGCGTGGTGAAATCGCCGCGTTCGACATCAAGGACGAGAAAGGCAAGGTCATCGTTGAGCAAGGTCGCCGCATCACCGCGCGCCACATCAACCAGATCGACAAGGCCGGCATCAAGGAGCTGGAAGTTCCGCTCGACTACGTCCTGGGCCGTACCACCGCCAAGGCGATCGTGCACCCGGCCACCGGCGAGATCGTTGCCGAGTGCAATACCGAGCTGAACACCGACATTCTGGCGAAGATCGTCAAGGCACAGGTCGTCCGCATCGAGACCCTGTACACCAACGACATCGACTGCGGTCCGTTCATCTCCGACACCCTGAAGATCGACTCCACCAGCAACCAACTGGAAGCGCTGGTCGAGATCTATCGCATGATGCGTCCTGGCGAGCCGCCAACCAAGGATGCTGCCGAGACCCTGTTCAACAACCTGTTCTTCAGCGCCGAGCGTTACGACCTGTCCGCCGTCGGCCGCATGAAGTTCAACCGTCGTATCGGTCGTACCGAGATCGAAGGTTCGGGCGTGCTGAGCAAGGAAGACATCGTCGCGGTCCTCAAGACCCTGGTCGATATCCGTAACGGCAAAGGCATCGTCGACGACATCGACCACCTGGGTAACCGTCGCGTGCGTTGCGTCGGCGAGATGGCCGAGAACCAGTTCCGCGTTGGCCTGGTGCGTGTAGAGCGCGCGGTCAAAGAGCGTCTGTCGATGGCTGAAAGCGAAGGCCTGATGCCGCAAGACCTGATCAACGCCAAGCCGGTTGCGGCCGCGGTGAAGGAGTTCTTCGGTTCCAGCCAGCTCTCGCAGTTCATGGACCAGAACAACCCGCTCTCCGAGATCACCCACAAGCGCCGCGTCTCCGCACTCGGCCCAGGTGGTCTGACCCGTGAGCGCGCCGGCTTCGAAGTCCGCGACGTACACCCGACCCACTACGGCCGCGTGTGCCCGATCGAGACCCCTGAAGGTCCGAACATCGGCCTGATCAACTCCCTGGCGGCCTATGCCCGCACCAATCAGTACGGCTTCCTGGAAAGCCCGTACCGTGTGGTGAAGGCTGGTCTGGTGACCGACGAGATCGTGTTCCTCTCCGCCATCGAAGAGGCCGATCACGTTATTGCCCAGGCATCGGCGACCATGAGCGACAAAGGCATGCTGGTCGATGAACTGGTTGCCGTGCGTCACCTCAACGAGTTCACCGTCAAGGCGCCGGAAGACGTCACCCTGATGGACGTGTCGCCGAAGCAGGTCGTTTCCGTCGCTGCCTCGCTGATCCCGTTCCTCGAGCACGACGACGCCAACCGTGCACTCATGGGTTCCAACATGCAGCGTCAGGCTGTGCCAACCCTGCGCGCCGACAAGCCGCTGGTAGGTACCGGCATGGAGCGCAACGTTGCCCGTGACTCCGGCGTCTGCGTCGTGGCCCGTCGCGGCGGCGTGATCGACTCCGTCGATGCCAGCCGTATCGTGGTTCGCGTCAATGATGACGAAGTCGAAACCGGTGAAGCCGGTGTCGACATCTACAACCTGACCAAATACACCCGCTCGAACCAGAACACCTGCATCAACCAGCGTCCGCTGGTGAGCAAGGGTGACAAGGTTTCGCGCAGCGACATCCTGGCCGACGGCCCGTCCACCGACATGGGTGAGCTGGCACTGGGTCAGAACATGCGCGTGGCGTTCATGCCGTGGAACGGCTTCAACTTCGAAGACTCCATCTGCCTGTCCGAGCGCGTGGTCCAGGAAGATCGTTTCACCACGATCCACATCCAGGAACTGACCTGCGTTGCCCGTGACACCAAGCTTGGCCCAGAGGAAATCACCGCGGACATCCCGAACGTGGGTGAAGCTGCGCTGAACAAGCTGGACGAAGCCGGTATCGTCTACGTAGGCGCCGAAGTCGGCGCTGGCGACATCCTGGTCGGCAAGGTCACCCCGAAAGGCGAGACCCAGCTGACCCCGGAAGAGAAGCTGCTGCGCGCGATCTTCGGTGAGAAGGCCAGCGACGTGAAAGACACCTCCCTGCGCGTGCCGACCGGCACCAAGGGTACCGTCATCGACGTCCAGGTCTTCACCCGTGACGGCGTGGAGCGCGATTCGCGCGCCCTGTCGATCGAGAAGAGCCAACTCGACGAGATCCGCAAGGACCTCAACGAAGAGTTCCGCATCGTCGAAGGCGCGACCTTCGAGCGTCTGCGTTCGGCTCTGGTCGGCGCCAAGGCCGAAGGCGGCACTGGCCTGAAGAAAGGCACCGCGATCACCGACGAGTACCTCGACGGTCTGGAGCGTGGCCAGTGGTTCAAGCTGCGCATGGCCGACGACGCCCTGAACGAGCAACTGGAAAAGGCCCAGGCCTACATTTCCGACCGCCGTCAGCTGCTCGACGACAAGTTCGAAGACAAGAAGCGCAAGCTGCAGCAAGGCGACGACCTGGCGCCGGGCGTACTGAAGATCGTCAAGGTCTACCTGGCGATCAAGCGTCGCATCCAGCCGGGCGACAAGATGGCCGGTCGTCACGGTAACAAGGGTGTGGTCTCCGTGATCATGCCGGTCGAAGACATGCCGCACGATGCCAATGGCACCCCGGTCGACATCGTCCTCAACCCGCTGGGCGTACCGTCGCGTATGAACGTCGGTCAGATCCTCGAAACCCACCTGGGCCTCGCGGCCAAGGGCCTGGGCGAGAAGATCAACCGCATGCTCGAAGAGCAGCGCAAGGTCGCCGAGCTGCGCAAGTTTATGCAGCAGATCTACAACGAGATCGGTGGTCGTCAGGAAAGCCTCGACGAGTTGTCCGATATCGAGATCCTGGATCTGGCGAAGAACCTGCGTGGCGGTGTGCCGATGGCCACCCCGGTATTCGACGGTGCCAAGGAAAGCGAAATCAAGGCCATGCTGAAGCTGGCGGATCTGCCGGAAAGCGGCCAGATGCGTCTGACCGACGGCCGTACCGGTAACCAGTTCGAGCGTCCGACCACCGTCGGCTACATGTACATGCTCAAACTGAACCACCTGGTAGACGACAAGATGCACGCGCGTTCCACCGGTTCCTACAGCCTGGTTACCCAGCAGCCGCTGGGTGGTAAGGCGCAGTTCGGTG
Proteins encoded in this window:
- the rplJ gene encoding 50S ribosomal protein L10, which encodes MAIKLEDKKAIVAEVNEAAKAALSAVVADARGVTVGAMTGLRKEAREAGVYVRVVRNTLLKRAVADTEYSVLNDSFTGPTLIAFSNEHPGAAARLFKEFAKGNDKFEIKAAAFEGKFLAANQIDVLASLPTRDEAIARLMSVIQGATSKLARTLAAVRDQKEAAAA
- the rplL gene encoding 50S ribosomal protein L7/L12, producing the protein MSLTNEQIIEAIGQKTVLEVVELIKAMEETFGVTAAVAAAGPAAAAAVVEEQTEFNVVLVEAGEKKVNVIKAVRELTGLGLKEAKEKVDTAPQVISEGLTKDAAEDAKKKLEEAGAKVELK
- the rpoB gene encoding DNA-directed RNA polymerase subunit beta, with amino-acid sequence MAYSYTEKKRIRKDFSKLPDVMDVPYLLAIQLDSYREFLQQGVSKEQFRDVGLHAAFKSVFPIISYSGNAALEYVGYRLGEPAFDVKECVLRGVTFAVPLRVKVRLIIFDKESSNKAIKDIKEQEVYMGEIPLMTENGTFIINGTERVIVSQLHRSPGVFFDHDRGKTHSSGKLLYSARIIPYRGSWLDFEFDPKDAVFVRIDRRRKLPASVLLRALGYSTEEVLDAFYATNVFHVKGETLSLELVPQRLRGEIAAFDIKDEKGKVIVEQGRRITARHINQIDKAGIKELEVPLDYVLGRTTAKAIVHPATGEIVAECNTELNTDILAKIVKAQVVRIETLYTNDIDCGPFISDTLKIDSTSNQLEALVEIYRMMRPGEPPTKDAAETLFNNLFFSAERYDLSAVGRMKFNRRIGRTEIEGSGVLSKEDIVAVLKTLVDIRNGKGIVDDIDHLGNRRVRCVGEMAENQFRVGLVRVERAVKERLSMAESEGLMPQDLINAKPVAAAVKEFFGSSQLSQFMDQNNPLSEITHKRRVSALGPGGLTRERAGFEVRDVHPTHYGRVCPIETPEGPNIGLINSLAAYARTNQYGFLESPYRVVKAGLVTDEIVFLSAIEEADHVIAQASATMSDKGMLVDELVAVRHLNEFTVKAPEDVTLMDVSPKQVVSVAASLIPFLEHDDANRALMGSNMQRQAVPTLRADKPLVGTGMERNVARDSGVCVVARRGGVIDSVDASRIVVRVNDDEVETGEAGVDIYNLTKYTRSNQNTCINQRPLVSKGDKVSRSDILADGPSTDMGELALGQNMRVAFMPWNGFNFEDSICLSERVVQEDRFTTIHIQELTCVARDTKLGPEEITADIPNVGEAALNKLDEAGIVYVGAEVGAGDILVGKVTPKGETQLTPEEKLLRAIFGEKASDVKDTSLRVPTGTKGTVIDVQVFTRDGVERDSRALSIEKSQLDEIRKDLNEEFRIVEGATFERLRSALVGAKAEGGTGLKKGTAITDEYLDGLERGQWFKLRMADDALNEQLEKAQAYISDRRQLLDDKFEDKKRKLQQGDDLAPGVLKIVKVYLAIKRRIQPGDKMAGRHGNKGVVSVIMPVEDMPHDANGTPVDIVLNPLGVPSRMNVGQILETHLGLAAKGLGEKINRMLEEQRKVAELRKFMQQIYNEIGGRQESLDELSDIEILDLAKNLRGGVPMATPVFDGAKESEIKAMLKLADLPESGQMRLTDGRTGNQFERPTTVGYMYMLKLNHLVDDKMHARSTGSYSLVTQQPLGGKAQFGGQRFGEMEVWALEAYGAAYTLQEMLTVKSDDVNGRTKMYKNIVDGDHRMEAGMPESFNVLIKEIRSLGIDIELETE